The Terriglobia bacterium genomic sequence CGAATGCAAGTAGTTTCAAGATTGCCCTCCGAACTTCAGCCGACTCTCGAATTATTGCTTAATGACCTTGAATTATCCGCAAGCGTAGCCCACCGCGAAGCTCCCGTCCATCAAAACTTGCATATCAGACCCTTGCGGCCCGATGAGCGGAAGTATATACTCCCGCCACTTGTCAGTCCTGACAGTGAATGAGGAGGATATATAAGGATGTCGCGGACCGTATTTCATTGGTTGGCTGCCGGAGTGGGGTTGCTGATAGCGGCCACACCCGTACTGGCGCAATTCCACAGCATGACTGCAAAATTCGATCCAAGCAAAGCGAGGACGCTGAACGGGATTGTGACCAAGCTGGATTGGGCAAATCCGCACGTCCACATCCTCATGGACGTGTCCGAGGGAAAGACTGTCACAAGCTGGGCAGTCGAGTTGGAAGACACCATAGACCTCGAGAGGAGCGGTTGGACCTTCAACACGTTGAAGCCCGGTGACCTGGTTACCGTGAAAGGCATGACCTCCAGGGATGGGAGCCCGCAGATCTGGGGAGACTCGGTTGTTCTGACCGCCAGCGGCAAGCGAGTTCTGGAGATGTCGGCAGCCGCGAAGGCGGCATTGGTGCCGACGCCAAACCTGCCCAGCCGCCCGGCCCCGCGCTGGCCAGACGGCAAGCCCAACCTGGGTCCGCTCCCGGGCGAGAAGGGATACTGGGGAAAGCCCAGTGCCACGTCGTTGATGGAGACTGGCGTCAACGTCCAGGTGGATGCGGGCGGCCTCTTGCGCAACATCGCGGATGCGGACAAAGTGGCTCCCTTTCAGAAGTGGGCCAGAGACCTTTACGAATACCGGCAGCGCAATTTCCTGAGAGACGACCCGATGTTTCTGGATTGCAAACCGCCCAGCGCCATCCGCGAGTTTCAAATGCCTTACGGAGTTCAATTCCTCGAGGAAAAAGACCACGGGCGCATTTTCCTGATCGAGGGTGGTGGGAACCACGTCTGGCATTTCATTTACACGGATGGCCGCCCTCAAACAGGCGACCTGCGCGGTAATAACGACAATCCACTGTACTACGGCAATGCCAGAGGAACGTGGCAGGGAGATACATTGGTTGTCGATTCGAAGAGTTTCAACGAGCAGTTCTGGATCAGCAATGGCGGGCTGCCCAGTACCAATCAGCTTCACATCGTGGAACGCTTTACTCGTACCGATTTCAATACGTTGAAATATGAGGTCACGATCGACGATCCGGGCGCCTATACCAGAACATGGTCCGCCGGCTGGAACCTTCAGTGGGTTCCCGAAGACCTGCCGGTCTTCTATTGCCAGGACAACAGACCGTAATCGTTTAGGAGGAAGAAATGTCTGCGAGGTTGCTTCGTTTTATTTGTCTGTTGTCCTGTTTATTATTTGCGGCATTGGTGTTTGCCCAGGAAGGACATCCTGTCAGGGGCACATGGGTCGGTGACTGGAGCCCGACCCCGGCACAGCGGAACCACCTGGTTGTCTTTATGGATTATGACGGCAAGAATATAACCGGTGTTGTGAACCCCGGTCCCAACGCCATTCCTATAACGCTGGCGCGACTCGACATAACGCCGGGAGGTCCGCCGGCCGGGCGGGGGCAACCGCCGCCGGCATTACCTATATTCAAGGTACACATCGAAGCCGCTGCAAAGGATGCGAAAGGCAATCCGATGAAGATCGTCGCCGATGGC encodes the following:
- a CDS encoding DUF6152 family protein, with product MSRTVFHWLAAGVGLLIAATPVLAQFHSMTAKFDPSKARTLNGIVTKLDWANPHVHILMDVSEGKTVTSWAVELEDTIDLERSGWTFNTLKPGDLVTVKGMTSRDGSPQIWGDSVVLTASGKRVLEMSAAAKAALVPTPNLPSRPAPRWPDGKPNLGPLPGEKGYWGKPSATSLMETGVNVQVDAGGLLRNIADADKVAPFQKWARDLYEYRQRNFLRDDPMFLDCKPPSAIREFQMPYGVQFLEEKDHGRIFLIEGGGNHVWHFIYTDGRPQTGDLRGNNDNPLYYGNARGTWQGDTLVVDSKSFNEQFWISNGGLPSTNQLHIVERFTRTDFNTLKYEVTIDDPGAYTRTWSAGWNLQWVPEDLPVFYCQDNRP